CAAAGGCCGGCGGCAAAAATTCGAGCGCCTGATATTCGCTATCGTCCAATTCCTCGGGAAACCAGACTTCTCCGTCGGCATCAGCCGTGATCGGCATCTGCTCCAGCGTGCGCAACTCAGTCTGGGTTAAGGTTTCTAAATTCTTTCGGCGCTTTTCAGTCGGCCTTCCCTTCGAAACATAGCGGTCGAGTTCTTCGTTTGCCAGCCGGTAGAGCCACTGTTCGAGTGTCAAACGTTTCGGCTTGCGATTGAACTTCTCGTAGGCCTCAAGCACCACGTCGTCGAGCATGTCCACGCTGCTGAGTACAGGGATATTGGCTCGCTGGGTCAGGCCAGCACCACGAAGACGACGCTTGATGTACGACCGGAGCGGCTTCAGCAGCGGAATAATCTCTCGAAAGAACTCCTCCCTGTTCCCTTCGGAGGCCAGCTTGCGCAGTTTCTCCTCTTTGTGACCCAGGGCTTCTTCCCGTGCTCTCCGCCTCGTCCCTGAACTCTCGTGATTGGCACCGATGCTTCCGTCGCTTTTCAAGAAACGAGTCCTCACCCGGCTAGTACTGTGCAAACGCGTCATTCGGGTAGCAATAGAGCCAACGCTCCCCCGGTTCGGCGGAGGCAATGACCGGATGTCCGCTCGCATGAGCATGTTTGGTCGCGTAGCGGTTGGGCGAGGAATCACAACAAAGTGTGACGCCACACTCCTGGCAAGTTCGCAGGAGCACCCATGGCGATCCGGTCTGCACGCACAGCTCGCAGACCCGAACGTCGGGCAGTTTGATCTCGTTGATTCCTTCGATATGAGCACACACTTCAACTAGCATCAAAAACTGCTTCAGCGACATCGTCCGTATCCAAGCCTGCACTTCGAAGCAGCGCCCGCACATCTTCGGGGTGCAAGCGAGACGCGTCATACCCACCAAAATCGAGTGCCTGATTTCATTCAGGCTCAATCGGCGAATACCGTACACTTCCCGGACGCTGTCCATAGCCCGCAGCTGCCGTGGGCCCACAGGCGCCAAATAGTGAAGCGTAATGTCCATCAAGGTCATACACGCGATCCCAGACCAGAAACGGCGTTTTAGCGATTCGTATCCACATCTACATATTCCGCATCGACCACACCTTCATCCTTCTTGCTTTGCCCGCCCGATGACGAAGCCGCGCCCGTACCCGACGCGCCTCCATCTCCCGACGATCCTCGTGACTGCGTGGACGTAGACCGGTACATTTGTTCCGCCAGTTTGTGCGAAGCCTGCGTCAGACGCTCGCGAGCATTGTCCATGCTCGCCTTGTCATTCGACTCCAAGGCCTTCTTCGCATCGGCAATCGCGTTCTCGACATCGCCGCGTTCCGAACCAGAGATCTTGTCGCCATTTTCTCGCAGCATTTTGTCGACGCTGTAGACCAATGAATCCAGCTGGTTCTTCGATTCGATCTGCTCACGCCGCGACTTGTCCTCGGCCGAGTGTGCCTCTGCCTCCTTGGTCATGCCCTCGACTTCTTCTTTCGATAGGCCGGAAGACGATGTAATTTTGATGGTCTGATCCTTTCCCGTCGCCAGGTCTTTCGCGGTCGCGTTCAGGATGCCGTTGGCATCGATGTCGAACGTAACTTCGATCTGCGGAACGCCCCGTGGTGCCGGAGGAATGCCAGTAAGCTGGAACTTGCCCAATGTGCGGTTCTGGTTCGCCATCGGCCGCTCCCCCTGCAGCACGTGAACATCAACCGCAGTTTGGCTGTCGGCTGCAGTCGAGAACGTCTCAGTCTTGCGGGTCGGAATGGTCGTGTTCCGCGGAATCATGGGCGTCGCCACACCGCCCTGTGTTTCGATCGAGAGCGTCAGCGGGGTCACATCCAGCAGCAGCAAATCTTTTACCTCGCCGCCTAGCACGCCGCCTTGGATCGCGGCGCCCACTGCGACTACTTCATCCGGGTTCACTCCCTTGTTGCCTTCTTTCCCGAAGAGCTCCTTGACCAATTGCTGAATACGCGGCATGCGAGTCTGTCCGCCAACCAGCACTACTTCATCGATCTTGCTGGCATCTACGCCCGCGTCCTTCATGCATTGCTTGCTTGGCGGCACGGAGCGCTGGATGAGTTCTTCAACCATGGCCTCCAGTTTCGCCCGCGTGAGTTTCTTTACGAGATGCTTCGGTCCGCTCGCATCCGCAGTAATGAATGGCAGATTGATCTCCGTCTCCATCGTGGTGGAAAGTTCGATCTTGGCCCGTTCCGCCGCATCACGAAGACGCTGCAGCGCCATCTCGTTGCCTCTGCCACGCAGATCGAGACCTTCGCTCTTCTTGAACTCGTCGATCAGCCAGTCGACGATGCGCTGGTCCAGGTTGTCACCACCCAGGTGCGTATCGCCGTTCGTAGCCTCAACTTCGATCAAGCCTTCTCCAACTCGCAGGATCGAAATATCAAATGTTCCGCCGCCAAAATCGTAGACCGCGATCGTCTCATCCTTTTTCTTGTCCAGACCATAAGCTAGGGCCGCTGCCGTCGGCTCATTGATGATACGTTTTACCTCGAGCCCAGCGATCTTCCCGGCATCTTTGGTGGCTTGGCGTTGTGCGTCGTTGAAATACGCCGGAACCGTGATCACCGCATCCTGGATCGGCTGTCCCAAATAATCCTCGGCCGCTTTCTTCAACTTCTGCAGAATCATGGCCGAGATCTGCTGTGGCGTGTACTTCTTGCCCTGGGCCACGATCACCACGTGGTCGCCCTCGGGCTCAACCTTGTACGGCACCATCTTCAGCTCTTCTTTCACTTCGTCATAGCGCCGTCCCATGAAACGCTTGATCGAGAAGATCGTGTTCTCAGGATTCGTGATCGCCTGGCGCTTGGCCACTTGCCCTACCAGCCTCTCGCCAGTTTTTGTGAAAGCCACGACCGACGGAGTCGTGCGCCCACCTTCCTCATTGGCAATGACATTGGGTTCACCGCCCTCCATGACTGCCACCACCGAATTCGTAGTACCAAGATCAATGCCAATCGTTTTGCCCACGTTCGTAACCTCCCGAGGTTGGCCTGCGGAAATAAGGACTCGATCTGTTGCCGTTCTCCATTGCCGAGGCTAACGGTCTTCAGCACTCAGAACAATTCATCAGTAGAACGAATGAAAATTCGACGACAACGCTTATTGGAAAATTCGCTTCAGGCGAGAGGAATTGATAAGACAAAAGTCTTATCTAAGAATTCGTCTCGCGGTTAACCCAACTCAACAATTCTCGAATCTCAGATTGCATGTAGTACCCCTCGCCGATTGTGGGCGAGAATACTCCCATGCCAATTGCTTCCGGGAAGAGTTCCCGAGTCTGTTCGTATCCTGGGATCTGCACACGCTTTGCGAGTTCGAGTACATCTCCGCGGGGCATTTCACCTGAGGCCAGAAAAGAGAGGAGGAGCATCAAACCATCCGATCCCACAAATCTTTCGAGCGATAAACCTTCCACGATGCTGCGATCATTGCGGAACTCCCGGACGCTATCGTATCGGCAGCCCGGCCCGTTCGATTCCGCGGAAGGCGATAAACGATGAACTAGCCTTAGACCCTTCAGCCGTTCACCGCGCTCATCTTCACTCGCAAGCCATTCGACCCATCCATCCTCAATGCTCGTGATGAGGTCGCCGCAACAGCTGCACCTCCAGCCTTGCGATATTCTTTCGGTTTTTTCAGTTCGTTTATTCATGGCCAAGAGACTCTCAATTTCGCGGCCTCCATGCTGTTTCCGTGAAAGCTGAGCAGAGCCGCGTACCTTCCGGAATGGATTCACTGGCATCGACATGGACGTTTCCCTCAGTGATGGGGCTTGGGAACCGGCAGCGGTACTGCCCGCTCGCGCAAGACCGGCGCCGGGTGTGGAGGAAACTCGCGATCCCGCATGGGTCCAACCGGTCTTCCGACTCGCAGAT
This is a stretch of genomic DNA from Terriglobales bacterium. It encodes these proteins:
- a CDS encoding sigma-70 family RNA polymerase sigma factor; the encoded protein is MKSDGSIGANHESSGTRRRAREEALGHKEEKLRKLASEGNREEFFREIIPLLKPLRSYIKRRLRGAGLTQRANIPVLSSVDMLDDVVLEAYEKFNRKPKRLTLEQWLYRLANEELDRYVSKGRPTEKRRKNLETLTQTELRTLEQMPITADADGEVWFPEELDDSEYQALEFLPPAFDDTPEQQLERREQIVEIIRTLAKLSERERTVFELYVVEGFSKGAVARISGVPTDQVPRIAEKVKEHIRLAIGESGIEGKKRKGLLIKSSYPFIT
- a CDS encoding UBP-type zinc finger domain-containing protein gives rise to the protein MDITLHYLAPVGPRQLRAMDSVREVYGIRRLSLNEIRHSILVGMTRLACTPKMCGRCFEVQAWIRTMSLKQFLMLVEVCAHIEGINEIKLPDVRVCELCVQTGSPWVLLRTCQECGVTLCCDSSPNRYATKHAHASGHPVIASAEPGERWLYCYPNDAFAQY
- the dnaK gene encoding molecular chaperone DnaK codes for the protein MGKTIGIDLGTTNSVVAVMEGGEPNVIANEEGGRTTPSVVAFTKTGERLVGQVAKRQAITNPENTIFSIKRFMGRRYDEVKEELKMVPYKVEPEGDHVVIVAQGKKYTPQQISAMILQKLKKAAEDYLGQPIQDAVITVPAYFNDAQRQATKDAGKIAGLEVKRIINEPTAAALAYGLDKKKDETIAVYDFGGGTFDISILRVGEGLIEVEATNGDTHLGGDNLDQRIVDWLIDEFKKSEGLDLRGRGNEMALQRLRDAAERAKIELSTTMETEINLPFITADASGPKHLVKKLTRAKLEAMVEELIQRSVPPSKQCMKDAGVDASKIDEVVLVGGQTRMPRIQQLVKELFGKEGNKGVNPDEVVAVGAAIQGGVLGGEVKDLLLLDVTPLTLSIETQGGVATPMIPRNTTIPTRKTETFSTAADSQTAVDVHVLQGERPMANQNRTLGKFQLTGIPPAPRGVPQIEVTFDIDANGILNATAKDLATGKDQTIKITSSSGLSKEEVEGMTKEAEAHSAEDKSRREQIESKNQLDSLVYSVDKMLRENGDKISGSERGDVENAIADAKKALESNDKASMDNARERLTQASHKLAEQMYRSTSTQSRGSSGDGGASGTGAASSSGGQSKKDEGVVDAEYVDVDTNR